From a single Octopus sinensis linkage group LG5, ASM634580v1, whole genome shotgun sequence genomic region:
- the LOC115212293 gene encoding endochitinase A-like yields the protein MKVPAGQQVNRQTTRIVRVGPKNIFRANITTTEVKYVNAGNVFPRVSPYQTPTISTAALSKSPYNSYLRNNTHPLPLLPKLNESSLETIKMQITASNTTTTPTPTPTSAPTPLTTAATKTMMTAVTSDECVTAVNDTIEDSVRLKQSMTSYSVNGNSRHGIAMCSSVTPAAKTDNLNCEDNDDNVTSSESLSLNPDPNDSSTVSESKSLMDAQLANIGENYMEETKTPLFDPKEQEKRNRRKFYWYGSHKLIKPIKDIPLRFQLMLAETNAEKARCEGRPIILRQQMDLAEQFMTSGNTFGPDTPCFLPGFNYDQPRVCSTNGFVEKKDKSGLTVNSTSSKGPAAAVTSTTSDLMTNASGLMTSLSPITQAHPAMYTLHMYNPGCNLDGSTSPVGSTTASASTANASTVTSATGSHTNPTSSSSSACCVRLPNPNVPGYLTRMSAHSFPQAPFYFSPPAVSASTNAPSSAPYMTPQPNFPPGYPQTTALPHTFIPGTSSLGNTTFGLGAINASTTGQALSYPQYTPCISYTQNNQYTVTAVPQ from the coding sequence atgaaagttCCAGCTGGACAGCAAGTCAACCGGCAAACCACCCGAATTGTACGGGTTGGTCCCAAAAACATATTCCGTGCgaatataacaacaacagaggTTAAGTATGTAAATGCTGGCAATGTGTTTCCCAGGGTCAGTCCATACCAGACTCCAACCATCTCtactgcagctctgtcaaagtCACCATATAACAGTTATCTTAGAAACAACACCCACCCATTGCCATTGCTACCAAAGTTGAATGAAAGCTCTTTGGAAACAATCAAAATGCAGATTACGGCAAGTAATACAactacaacaccaacaccaacgccaacatcagcaccaacaccattaacaacagcagcaacaaaaacgatGATGACAGCAGTTACGTCAGATGAATGTGTGACAGCTGTGAATGATACGATCGAAGACAGCGTTAGGTTGAAACAATCAATGACCTCATACAGTGTAAATGGTAACAGTAGACATGGCATTGCAATGTGTAGCAGTGTCACTCCAGCTGCAAAAACTGACAATTTGAACtgtgaagacaatgatgataatgttacttCCAGTGAGAGTTTATCCTTGAATCCAGACCCAAATGATAGCAGTACAGTGAGTGAATCAAAATCACTGATGGATGCACAGTTGGCCAATATTGGGGAAAATTACATGGAAGAGACAAAAACACCCCTTTTTGATCCAAAAGAACAAGAGAAGCGAAACAGGCGTAAGTTCTATTGGTATGGCAGTCACAAATTGATTAAACCGATCAAAGACATTCCCCTGAGATTTCAGCTAATGCTCGCAGAAACCAATGCAGAAAAAGCTCGGTGTGAAGGTCGGCCTATTATTCTTCGCCAGCAGATGGATCTTGCTGAACAGTTTATGACTTCTGGAAACACGTTTGGTCCAGATACACCTTGCTTTTTGCCAGGCTTTAATTATGACCAACCTCGGGTTTGTTCAACCAATGGCTTTGTTGAGAAAAAAGACAAATCTGGTTTGACAGTTAATTCTACTTCCAGTAAAGGGCCTGCTGCTGCTGTGACAAGCACCACTAGTGATTTAATGACTAACGCTAGTGGGCTAATGACATCGCTGTCTCCCATTACTCAAGCACATCCAGCTATGTATACACTGCATATGTACAATCCTGGCTGCAATCTGGATGGTTCGACTTCACCAGTAGGTAGTACAACAGCAAGTGCATCTACTGCAAATGCATCTACTGTTACCAGTGCCACAGGGTCTCATACCAACCCCACCAGCTCTTCTAGTAGCGCCTGTTGTGTGCGCTTGCCAAACCCCAATGTTCCTGGATACTTAACAAGAATGTCAGCCCATAGCTTTCCACAAGCTCCATTCTACTTCTCTCCACCAGCTGTTTCAGCTTCAACGAATGCACCTTCATCTGCTCCATATATGACACCACAACCAAACTTTCCCCCAGGCTACCCACAAACCACAGCTTTACCCCACACTTTCATACCAGGCACTTCATCTCTTGGGAACACTACTTTTGGTCTAGGGGCAATTAATGCCTCAACTACAGGACAAGCCCTTTCCTATCCTCAGTACACACCTTGCATTAGTTACACACAAAATAACCAATACACTGTCACGGCAGTCCCACAGTAA